A single region of the Silene latifolia isolate original U9 population chromosome 8, ASM4854445v1, whole genome shotgun sequence genome encodes:
- the LOC141595070 gene encoding uncharacterized protein LOC141595070 — translation MEGGYSGYGGYGGYSSYGDGLGSGQNIGEYVTPLQGDDYSGSGHQGEASGSGSDDYLCNTYNYILWNPLLSCFIQLPKPRACFDTIGPYMHVSGIGYDDEVDDFKVKEGKWRWVKADNVEYCPIDNEWSQCFVRESIHWVAYERRSEEEGSGHKSTLLLLFNVVKEKFQMMKLPLELREFCPLGLRVSECRGLLCVNHYVMTNMLVGELVQYNLWVKKEYNNGGSWSKVASIDLRGSLQKGIYWRRNGELLFSSKDEELVSYDIETGNVATLAPGNAVRYDACSFVESLAFLNKDCKNRRRYISEENDENDSSDNDDEELITRGRPGIEKMGKFFYRMNQLKKFRREF, via the exons ATGGAGGGAGGGTACAGTGGCTATGGTGGCTATGGTGGTTATAGTAGTTATGGTGATGGACTTGGTAGTGGCCAAAACATTGGTGAATATGTCACTCCTCTCCAAGGGGATGATTATAGTGGAAGTGGTCATCAAGGTGAAGCGTCCGGAAGTGGTAGTG ATGATTACCTTTGTAATACTTATAATTATATTTTATGGAATCCTCTTTTGAGTTGTTTTATCCAGTTGCCTAAACCCAGAGCTTGTTTTGATACAATTGGGCCTTATATGCATGTTTCTGGGATTGGGTATGATGATGAAGTTGATGACTTTAAG GTTAAGGAAGGGAAATGGAGGTGGGTTAAAGCTGATAATGTGGAGTATTGTCCTATAGATAATGAGTGGTCACAGTGTTTTGTGAGAGAGAGTATTCATTGGGTTGCTTACGAGAGGCGAAGTGAGGAGGAGGGTAGTGGTCATAAGAGTACTTTACTGTTGTTGTTTAATGTTGTGAAGGAGAAGTTTCAAATGATGAAATTACCTTTGGAGTTGAGGGAGTTTTGTCCATTAGGTCTTAGGGTTTCAGAGTGTCGAGGGTTGTTGTGTGTGAATCACTATGTTATGACCAATATGTTGGTTGGAGAATTGGTGCAGTATAATTTGTGGGTTAAGAAGGAGTATAACAATGGCGGGTCTTGGAGTAAGGTTGCTAGTATTGATCTTAGGGGGAGTTTACAGAAGGGTATTTACTGGAGGAGGAATGGAGAGTTGCTCTTTTCGAGTAAGGATGAGGAGCTTGTGTCTTATGATATCGAAACTGGCAATGTGGCTACGCTTGCACCGGGGAATGCTGTTCGTTATGATGCGTGTTCTTTTGTTGAGAGTCTGGCTTTCTTGAACAAGGATTGCAAGAATAGAAG GAGATATATCTCGGAGGAAAATGATGAGAATGACAGCAGTGATAATGATGATGAGGAACTTATTACACGGGGAAGACCTGGAATTGA AAAAATGGGGAAATTCTTCTATCGCATGAATCAGCTGAAGAAATTCCGCCGAGAGTTCTAG